The Bos indicus x Bos taurus breed Angus x Brahman F1 hybrid chromosome 11, Bos_hybrid_MaternalHap_v2.0, whole genome shotgun sequence genome includes a region encoding these proteins:
- the RPL7A gene encoding 60S ribosomal protein L7a: protein MPKGKKAKGKKVAPAPAVVKKQEAKKVVNPLFEKRPKNFGIGQDIQPKRDLTRFVKWPRYIRLQRQRAILYKRLKVPPAINQFTQALDRQTATQLLKLAHKYRPETKQEKKQRLLARAEKKAAGKGDVPTKRPPVLRAGVNTVTTLVENKKAQLVVIAHDVDPIELVVFLPALCRKMGVPYCIIKGKARLGRLVHRKTCTTVAFTQVNSEDKSALAKLVEAIRTNYNDRYDEIRRHWGGNVLGPKSVARIAKLEKAKAKELATKLG, encoded by the exons ATG CCGAAGGGAAAGAAGGCCAAGGGGAAGAAGGTGGCCCCGGCCCCGGCCGTGGTGAAGAAGCAGGAGGCCAAGAAGGTGGTCAACCCCCTGTTCGAGAAGAGGCCCAAGAATTTTGGCATTG GACAGGACATCCAACCCAAGAGGGACCTCACCCGCTTTGTCAAATGGCCCCGCTACATCCGGCTGCAGCGGCAAAGGGCTATTCTCTATAAGCGGCTGAAAGTGCCTCCTGCAATTAACCAGTTCACGCAGGCCTTGGACCGACAAACAG ctaCTCAACTGCTTAAGCTGGCCCACAAGTACAGACCAGAGACAAAGCAAGAGAAGAAGCAGAGGCTGCTGGCCCGAGCTGAGAAGAAAGCCGCGGGCAAAGGCGATGTCCCCACCAAGAGGCCACCTGTCCTTCGAGCAG GGGTCAACACGGTCACCACCCTGGTGGAGAACAAGAAGGCTCAGCTGGTGGTGATCGCTCACGACGTGGATCCCATTGAG CTCGTGGTCTTCCTGCCTGCCCTGTGCCGCAAGATGGGGGTGCCCTACTGCATCATCAAGGGCAAGGCCCGGCTGGGGCGCCTGGTGCACAGGAAGACGTGCACCACCGTAGCCTTCACACAAGTCAACTC GGAGGACAAGAGTGCCCTGGCTAAGCTGGTGGAAGCCATCAGGACCAATTACAACGACAGATACGATGAG ATCCGTCGTCACTGGGGAGGCAACGTCCTGGGGCCGAAGTCGGTGGCGCGCATCGCCAAGCTGGAAAAGGCGAAGGCCAAAGAGCTGGCCACCAAGCTGGGCTGA
- the LOC113901832 gene encoding surfeit locus protein 1 isoform X1 — translation MAAARQLGLRAAGLRPLLCAAGAGPAPASVVWRSVLGIAPRAGLAWRPRRCGSSSAEATATKTEDESFLRWFLLLIPVTAFGLGTWQVQRRKWKLQLIAELESRVMAEPIPLPADPMELKNLEYRPVKVRGHFDHSQELYMMPRTMVDPAREAREAGRLSSAAESGAYVVTPFHCTELGITILVNRGFVPRRKVNPDTRRKGQVEGEVDLVGMVRLTETRKPFVPENNPERNHWHYRDLEAMARLTGAEPIFIDADFKSTVPGGPIGGQTRVTLRNEHLQYIITWYGLCAATSYLWCKKFLSWTPGV, via the exons ATGGCGGCGGCGCGGCAACTGGGGCTGCGCGCTGCGGGTCTGCGGCCGCTCCTGTGCGCGGCGGGCGCGGGGCCG GCCCCGGCCAGCGTCGTCTGGAGGAGCGTCCTGGGGATCGCCCCGCGCGCAG GGTTGGCCTGGAGGCCCCGCAGGTGTGGCAGCTCTTCAGCCGAAGCAACTGCCACAAAAACCGAAGATGAGTCCTTCCTCCGCTGGTTTCTGCTTCTCATTCCTGTGACTGCCTTTGGCCTGGGGACGTGGCAG GTCCAGCGTCGGAAGTGGAAGCTACAGCTGATCGCAGAGCTAGAGTCCAGAGTTATGGCCGAGCCCATCCCACTGCCCGCAGA CCCAATGGAACTGAAGAACCTGGAGTACAGGCCCGTGAAGGTCAGGGGGCACTTTGACCACTCCCAGGAGCTGTACATGATGCCGCGGACAATGGTGGACCCGGCCCGGGAGGCCCGGGAGGCCGGCCGGCTCTCATCAGCGGCCGAGAGCGGGGCCTACGTGGTCACTCCCTTCCACTGCACTGAGCTGGG GATCACCATTCTGGTAAACAGAGGGTTTGTGCCCAGGAGGAAGGTGAATCCAGACACACGGCGTAAAGGCCAG GTTGAGGGAGAAGTCGATCTGGTGGGGATGGTGAGGCTCACAGAGACCAGGAAGCCTTTTGTCCCCGAGAATAACCCAGAGCGGAACCACTGGCATTACCGGGACCTGGAGGCCATGGCCAGGCTCACAGGCGCAGAACCCATCTTTATCGATGCTGACTTCA AGAGCACAGTCCCTGGAGGGCCCATCGGAGGGCAGACCAGAGTCACCCTGCGGAACGAGCACCTGCAGTACATCATCACCTG GTACGGACTCTGTGCGGCCACATCATACCTCTGGTGCAAGAAGTTCCTAAGTTGGACTCCTGGTGTGTGA
- the LOC113901832 gene encoding surfeit locus protein 1 isoform X2, with protein MAAARQLGLRAAGLRPLLCAAGAGPAPASVVWRSVLGIAPRAGLAWRPRRCGSSSAEATATKTEDESFLRWFLLLIPVTAFGLGTWQVQRRKWKLQLIAELESRVMAEPIPLPADPMELKNLEYRPVKVRGHFDHSQELYMMPRTMVDPAREAREAGRLSSAAESGAYVVTPFHCTELGITILVNRGFVPRRKVNPDTRRKGQVEGEVDLVGMVRLTETRKPFVPENNPERNHWHYRDLEAMARLTGAEPIFIDADFKSTVPGGPIGGQTRVTLRNEHLQYIITCS; from the exons ATGGCGGCGGCGCGGCAACTGGGGCTGCGCGCTGCGGGTCTGCGGCCGCTCCTGTGCGCGGCGGGCGCGGGGCCG GCCCCGGCCAGCGTCGTCTGGAGGAGCGTCCTGGGGATCGCCCCGCGCGCAG GGTTGGCCTGGAGGCCCCGCAGGTGTGGCAGCTCTTCAGCCGAAGCAACTGCCACAAAAACCGAAGATGAGTCCTTCCTCCGCTGGTTTCTGCTTCTCATTCCTGTGACTGCCTTTGGCCTGGGGACGTGGCAG GTCCAGCGTCGGAAGTGGAAGCTACAGCTGATCGCAGAGCTAGAGTCCAGAGTTATGGCCGAGCCCATCCCACTGCCCGCAGA CCCAATGGAACTGAAGAACCTGGAGTACAGGCCCGTGAAGGTCAGGGGGCACTTTGACCACTCCCAGGAGCTGTACATGATGCCGCGGACAATGGTGGACCCGGCCCGGGAGGCCCGGGAGGCCGGCCGGCTCTCATCAGCGGCCGAGAGCGGGGCCTACGTGGTCACTCCCTTCCACTGCACTGAGCTGGG GATCACCATTCTGGTAAACAGAGGGTTTGTGCCCAGGAGGAAGGTGAATCCAGACACACGGCGTAAAGGCCAG GTTGAGGGAGAAGTCGATCTGGTGGGGATGGTGAGGCTCACAGAGACCAGGAAGCCTTTTGTCCCCGAGAATAACCCAGAGCGGAACCACTGGCATTACCGGGACCTGGAGGCCATGGCCAGGCTCACAGGCGCAGAACCCATCTTTATCGATGCTGACTTCA AGAGCACAGTCCCTGGAGGGCCCATCGGAGGGCAGACCAGAGTCACCCTGCGGAACGAGCACCTGCAGTACATCATCACCTG TTCCTAA
- the SURF2 gene encoding surfeit locus protein 2 produces MSELPADVRAFLREHPSLRLEPGACKVRCALTGHELPCRLPELQVYTRGKKYQRLVRASPAFDYAEFEPHIVPSTKNPHQLFCKLTLRHINKSPEHVLRHTQGQRYQRALRKYEECQERGVEFVPACLLHKRRRREDQQDGDGPPRPREAFWEPPSSDDGAAPSDSDDSMTDLYPPELFAKKDPEATGPGDSTDDFLTEDEDEKPRCPREPGPEDSRALEAGQERVLKRRKKRSSSLKKKFKNHHRKPKSFSSFKQSG; encoded by the exons ATGAGCGAGCTGCCGGCAGACGTGCGCGCCTTTCTGCGCGAGCACCCGAGCCTGCGGCTGGAGCCCGGCGCCTGCAAG GTGCGGTGCGCTCTGACCGGCCACGAGCTGCCGTGTCGCCTGCCCGAGCTCCAGGTCTACACCCGCGGCAAGAAGTACCAGCGGCTGGTCCGCGCCTCCCCGGCTTTCGACTACGCCGAGTTTGAGCCGCACATCGTGCCCAGCACCAAGAACCC GCACCAGCTGTTCTGCAAACTCACCCTGAGACACATCAACAAGTCCCCGGAGCACGTGCTGAGGCACACCCAGGGCCAGCGGTACCAGAGGGCGCTGCGGAAGT ATGAGGAGTGTCAGGAGCGGGGCGTGGAGTTCGTGCCGGCCTGCCTCCTGcacaagaggaggaggagggaagaccAGCAGGACGGTGACGGGCCGCCACGTCCTAGAGAAGCCTTTTGGGAGCCCCCGTCCAGTGATGACGGCGCCGCCCCGAGCGACAGTGACGACAGCATGACAGACCTGTACCCAC CAGAGCTGTTCGCCAAGAAGGACCCAGAAGCGACTGGGCCTGGGGATAGTACTGACGACTTTCTGACCGAGGACGAGGATGAGAAGCCGAGGTGCCCCCGAGAGCCGGGCCCTGAAGACAGCAGGGCCCTGGAAGCGGGCCAGGAGCGCGTCCTCAAGCGCAGGAAG AAGCGGTCCAGCTCCTTGAAAAAGAAGTTCAAAAATCACCACCGCAAACCTAAGAGCTTCAGCTCTTTTAAACAGTCAGGTTGA
- the SURF4 gene encoding surfeit locus protein 4 isoform X1: MGQNDLMGTAEDFADQFLRVTKQYLPHVARLCLISTFLEDGIRMWFQWSEQRDYIDTTWNCGYLLASSFVFLNLLGQLTGCILVLSRNFVQYACFGLFGIIALQTIAYSILWDLKFLMRNLALGGGLLLLLAESRSEGKSMFAGVPTMRESSPKQYMQLGGRVLLVLMFMTLLHFDASFFSILQNIVGTALMILVAIGFKTKLAALTLVVWLFAINVYFNAFWTIPVYKPMHDFLKYDFFQTMSVIGGLLLVVALGPGGVSMDEKKKEW; this comes from the exons ATGGGCCAGAACGACCTGATGGGCACGGCCGAGGACTTCGCCGACCAG TTCCTGCGCGTCACGAAGCAGTACCTGCCGCACGTGGCACGCCTCTGCCTCATCAGCACGTTCCTGGAGGACGGCATCCGCATGTGGTTCCAGTGGAGCGAGCAGCGGGACTACATCGACACCACCTGGAACTGCGGCTACCTGCTGGCCTCCTCCTTCGTCTTCCTCAACCTGCTCGGACAGCTGA CCGGCTGCATCCTGGTGCTGAGCAGGAACTTCGTGCAGTACGCCTGCTTTGGGCTCTTTGGCATCATCGCGCTGCAG ACGATCGCCTACAGTATTTTATGGGACTTGAAGTTTCTGATGAG GAACCTGGCCCTGGGAggaggcttgctgctgctgctggctgagTCCCGATCCGAAGGCAAGAGCATGTTCGCGGGCGTCCCCACCATGCGTGAGAGCTCCCCCAAGCAGTACATGCAGCTCGGAGGCCGAGTCCTGCTGGTCCTGATGTTCATGACGCTGCTCCACTTTGACGCCAGCTTTTTCTCG ATCCTCCAGAACATCGTGGGCACGGCTCTGATGATTTTGGTGGCCATCGGCTTTAAAACCAAGCTGGCCGCCTTGACTCTTGTCGTCTGGCTGTTTGCCATCAACGTGTACTTCAATGCCTTCTGGACCATTCCCGTCTATAAGCCCATGCACGACTTTCTCAAGTACGACTTCTTCCAGACCATGTCGGTGATCGGAGGCTTGCTCCTGGTGGTGGCCCTGGGCCCCGGGGGTGTGTCCATGGAcgagaagaagaaagaatggtAA
- the SURF4 gene encoding surfeit locus protein 4 isoform X2, protein MWFQWSEQRDYIDTTWNCGYLLASSFVFLNLLGQLTGCILVLSRNFVQYACFGLFGIIALQTIAYSILWDLKFLMRNLALGGGLLLLLAESRSEGKSMFAGVPTMRESSPKQYMQLGGRVLLVLMFMTLLHFDASFFSILQNIVGTALMILVAIGFKTKLAALTLVVWLFAINVYFNAFWTIPVYKPMHDFLKYDFFQTMSVIGGLLLVVALGPGGVSMDEKKKEW, encoded by the exons ATGTGGTTCCAGTGGAGCGAGCAGCGGGACTACATCGACACCACCTGGAACTGCGGCTACCTGCTGGCCTCCTCCTTCGTCTTCCTCAACCTGCTCGGACAGCTGA CCGGCTGCATCCTGGTGCTGAGCAGGAACTTCGTGCAGTACGCCTGCTTTGGGCTCTTTGGCATCATCGCGCTGCAG ACGATCGCCTACAGTATTTTATGGGACTTGAAGTTTCTGATGAG GAACCTGGCCCTGGGAggaggcttgctgctgctgctggctgagTCCCGATCCGAAGGCAAGAGCATGTTCGCGGGCGTCCCCACCATGCGTGAGAGCTCCCCCAAGCAGTACATGCAGCTCGGAGGCCGAGTCCTGCTGGTCCTGATGTTCATGACGCTGCTCCACTTTGACGCCAGCTTTTTCTCG ATCCTCCAGAACATCGTGGGCACGGCTCTGATGATTTTGGTGGCCATCGGCTTTAAAACCAAGCTGGCCGCCTTGACTCTTGTCGTCTGGCTGTTTGCCATCAACGTGTACTTCAATGCCTTCTGGACCATTCCCGTCTATAAGCCCATGCACGACTTTCTCAAGTACGACTTCTTCCAGACCATGTCGGTGATCGGAGGCTTGCTCCTGGTGGTGGCCCTGGGCCCCGGGGGTGTGTCCATGGAcgagaagaagaaagaatggtAA